From Nitrososphaerales archaeon, the proteins below share one genomic window:
- a CDS encoding antitoxin VapB family protein — translation MAHKTITISEEAYNALARMKRANESFTEVILRLASNAIKGNAQALLDFVKKLPISEDLAHNVEVSMMRTRKARLRKVKIN, via the coding sequence ATGGCTCATAAGACTATAACGATTTCAGAAGAAGCTTACAATGCATTAGCTAGAATGAAAAGAGCAAACGAATCCTTTACAGAAGTAATACTAAGACTAGCATCAAATGCTATCAAAGGTAACGCTCAAGCTCTTCTTGACTTTGTTAAGAAATTACCCATTAGCGAAGATCTGGCTCATAACGTTGAAGTTAGCATGATGCGTACTAGAAAGGCGAGGTTAAGAAAGGTCAAGATTAACTAG
- a CDS encoding putative Ig domain-containing protein, with protein VTVTVTDDGTSNLSDSETFDIVVNEVNEAPVLNAIGDKTVDELSLLTFTASATDADIPANTLTFSLVGAPAGASINPSTGVFTWTPTEEQGPDAYTFDVVVTDNGDPNLSDSETITVTVDEVESFLVKMGTFIKTTSTVPVTQVISGVGFKPKALILFTNAQLNQGLEDGYNFALGFSDGTNSRSIGVASDDAIGQSNTGRAFGTKILRILGTGDPSLSAQADLVTFHSDGFTLNWTQNDFSPYIIHYIAIGGDDLTGAKVGNFVANTVEGNQSVTGVGFEPDFLMFMHARATNLSGTSPHAYISYGFAKSPTQQGAIAVVSEDNRSTMDTWRWQRSDRAILGLFPATGQQDAEASLVSMDPDGFTINWINALTNADRVYYLALKGGSYNVGSITQPTSLGTQDVAGVGFKPKAVILTSYGLAVGNTVNTNNRLSFGAANDSNQGNAWVGDRDTGGTSITARSTDTTRIIRMGNPAGTGSLSLVQAEAAMQSFEPDGFKLAWSKVDSVARQLIYIAFG; from the coding sequence GGTAACAGTAACAGTAACAGATGATGGCACGTCTAATCTATCAGATTCAGAAACATTCGATATAGTAGTTAATGAAGTCAATGAAGCTCCTGTATTGAATGCTATAGGTGACAAGACAGTTGATGAGTTATCGTTACTTACCTTTACCGCTTCTGCTACCGATGCAGACATACCAGCTAATACATTGACATTCTCATTAGTTGGTGCTCCAGCAGGTGCATCCATAAACCCATCAACTGGGGTATTCACATGGACACCTACGGAGGAACAGGGACCTGATGCATATACATTTGATGTTGTGGTAACAGATAATGGTGACCCTAACCTATCTGATAGCGAGACCATAACGGTTACAGTTGATGAAGTTGAATCATTCCTAGTCAAGATGGGCACATTCATAAAAACAACATCTACAGTTCCAGTAACGCAGGTCATATCAGGGGTAGGCTTTAAGCCAAAGGCGCTAATACTGTTCACGAATGCCCAATTGAATCAGGGGCTTGAAGATGGTTATAACTTTGCGCTAGGCTTTTCCGACGGCACGAATTCGAGATCTATAGGCGTGGCATCAGATGATGCAATTGGGCAATCGAATACTGGAAGAGCATTTGGCACGAAGATCTTACGCATACTTGGTACAGGTGATCCGTCGCTTTCAGCACAGGCAGATCTGGTTACGTTCCATTCAGACGGCTTTACTCTAAACTGGACTCAAAATGATTTCAGCCCATACATAATCCACTACATTGCAATAGGCGGTGACGATCTTACGGGTGCTAAAGTAGGCAATTTCGTAGCAAACACTGTAGAAGGCAATCAATCTGTTACAGGCGTGGGCTTTGAACCAGACTTTTTGATGTTCATGCATGCCAGAGCCACCAATCTATCTGGAACTTCTCCACATGCGTACATCAGCTACGGCTTTGCCAAGTCACCAACGCAACAGGGTGCTATAGCGGTTGTGAGTGAGGATAACAGGTCTACAATGGATACTTGGAGGTGGCAGAGGAGCGATAGAGCGATACTTGGTCTTTTCCCGGCAACAGGTCAACAGGATGCTGAAGCGAGTCTGGTTTCTATGGATCCAGATGGCTTCACTATAAACTGGATAAATGCACTAACAAATGCTGACCGTGTATATTATTTAGCGTTGAAGGGAGGTTCCTATAATGTTGGCAGCATAACTCAACCTACTTCTCTTGGTACGCAGGATGTTGCCGGTGTAGGATTCAAACCTAAAGCTGTTATATTAACAAGTTATGGCTTAGCTGTTGGTAACACGGTCAATACAAACAACAGGCTGTCTTTTGGAGCAGCTAATGATAGCAATCAGGGAAATGCTTGGGTAGGAGACAGGGATACCGGTGGAACGTCGATAACTGCGCGCTCAACTGACACCACAAGGATAATTAGAATGGGTAACCCGGCTGGAACGGGAAGTCTATCTTTGGTGCAGGCAGAGGCTGCTATGCAGTCATTTGAGCCAGACGGTTTCAAACTTGCTTGGTCCAAGGTTGACAGTGTTGCGAGGCAGCTCATATACATAGCATTTGGTTAA
- a CDS encoding type II toxin-antitoxin system VapC family toxin, protein MVCLDTSVLVAMLRKEEDFIQRLEREALSGTRVSTTPINLCELYEGAYASRNPPKELAKVDDLVNLLDIMGRRLI, encoded by the coding sequence TTGGTTTGTTTAGATACGTCTGTATTGGTAGCTATGCTGAGAAAGGAAGAAGATTTTATACAGAGGTTAGAAAGGGAAGCGTTAAGCGGAACGAGGGTCTCAACCACACCAATCAACCTATGCGAATTATATGAAGGCGCATACGCTTCGAGAAACCCCCCTAAAGAGTTGGCCAAGGTAGATGATCTTGTTAATCTTCTTGACATTATGGGGAGAAGGCTAATCTAG